From Salvia splendens isolate huo1 chromosome 16, SspV2, whole genome shotgun sequence, a single genomic window includes:
- the LOC121769912 gene encoding IAA-amino acid hydrolase ILR1-like 4, producing MSCSKLLFLFFIHLFLCKPIFAEIFWSPSEIPKSFLNFAKKDEVFDWMVGIRREIHENPELGYEEFETSKLVRRELDKMGIPYKYPFAITGVVGYIGTGEPPFVAIRADMDALPLQEMVEWDHKSKNHGKMHACGHDAHVAMLLGAAKILQQHTHLLKGTVVLVFQPAEEGGGGAKKMIEDGALENVEAIFGIHSSTLLPPGEVSTRPGPLLAGSGFFEAVISGRGGHAAIPQHSIDPILAASNVIISLQHLVSREADPLDSQVVTVGKFQGGDAFNVIPDSVTIGGTFRAFSSESLLHLKQRIEQVILGQAAVLRCNATVNFEAENKIFFPPTVNNNGLHELFTTVVGEMLGAAGVKEMQPLMGSEDFSFYQEIIPGYFFFVGMKDETLEQPTFHHSPHFTINEGGLAVGAALHASLVVRYISDSRMGAPVIDHHRHDEL from the exons ATGAGTTGTTCAAAGCTGTTGTTCTTATTTTTCATCCACTTGTTTTTATGCAAACCCATTTTTGCAGAAATTTTTTGGAGTCCTTCTGAAATTCCCAAGAGTTTCCTCAACTTCGCCAAGAAAGATGAGGTTTTTGATTGGATGGTGGGGATTAGGAGAGAGATACACGAGAATCCTGAACTGGGATATGAAGAATTTGAGACGAGCAAACTTGTGAGAAGAGAGTTGGATAAGATGGGGATTCCGTACAAGTACCCTTTTGCAATTACTGGTGTGGTTGGTTATATTGGCACAGGGGAACCTCCCTTTGTTGCAATTAGAGCAGATATGGATGCCCTTCCCTTACAG GAAATGGTGGAATGGGATCacaagagtaagaaccatgggAAGATGCATGCCTGTGGGCATGATGCTCATGTTGCTATGCTTCTTGGTGCAGCTAAGATTCTTCAACAGCACACCCACCTCCTGAAG GGAACAGTTGTGCTTGTTTTCCAACCTGCAGAGGAAGGAGGCGGAGGGGCAAAGAAGATGATAGAAGACGGGGCACTTGAGAATGTCGAGGCCATCTTTGGCATCCATTCGAGTACTCTCCTGCCACCAGGCGAAGTCTCGACTAGGCCCGGTCCTCTCCTGGCAGGGAGTGGCTTCTTTGAAGCTGTAATAAGCGGGAGAGGCGGGCATGCAGCCATTCCTCAGCACTCGATAGACCCAATATTAGCTGCATCAAATGTGATTATCAGCTTACAGCATCTAGTCTCTCGAGAGGCTGATCCTCTCGACTCTCAG GTTGTCACGGTCGGTAAGTTTCAAGGCGGCGACGCGTTTAATGTCATCCCGGATTCTGTTACAATTGGTGGCACTTTCCGTGCCTTTTCCAGCGAGAGCTTGCTGCATCTTAAGCAGCGAATAGAACAG GTTATCCTAGGGCAAGCTGCGGTTCTACGATGCAATGCAACTGTCAACTTCGAAGCAGAAAACAAGATCTTCTTCCCTCCGACCGTGAACAACAACGGCCTGCACGAACTCTTTACGACAGTTGTAGGCGAAATGCTTGGCGCAGCCGGAGTCAAAGAGATGCAGCCGTTGATGGGATCGGAGGACTTCTCGTTCTATCAGGAGATCATCCCCGGCTACTTCTTCTTCGTTGGGATGAAAGACGAGACGCTGGAGCAGCCGACCTTCCATCATTCCCCGCATTTCACCATCAACGAAGGCGGCCTTGCTGTGGGCGCAGCTCTTCACGCATCGTTAGTTGTCCGGTACATATCGGACAGCCGGATGGGAGCTCCCGTGATCGATCACCATCGACACGATGAACTGTGA
- the LOC121770764 gene encoding uncharacterized protein LOC121770764 isoform X3 — MKMFFIQKKQKVLGKKVIGDFCEQIGSPPINSSNLDNHREKNKVHKSHKYSKPRKKQKEKGFRKTSNEDVLYSKKKQKVLGKKVIGDFCEQIGSPPINSSNLDNHREKNKVHKSHKYSKPRKKQKEKGFRKTSNEDVLYSKKNKRYLERKLLEIFVNKLVHLQLTLVISIIIEKRIRFINLINILNLEKSKKKKGLEKHLMKMFFIQKKQKVLGKKVIGDFCEQIGSPPINSSNLDNHREKNKVHKSHKYSKPRKKQKEKGFRKTSNEDVLYSKKKNKRYLERKLLEIFVNKLVHLQLTLVISIIIEKRIRFINLINILNLEKSKKKKGLEKHLMKMFFIQKKQKVLGKKVIGDFCEQIGSPPINSSNLDNHREKNKVHKSHKYSKPRKKQKEKGFRKTSNEDVLYSKKNKRYLERKLLEIFVNKLVHLQLTLVISIIIEKRIRFINLINILNLEKNKKKKGLEKHLMKMFFIQKKTKGTWKESYWRFL; from the exons ATGAAGATGTTCTTTattcaaaaaaaacaaaaggtaCTTGGAAAGAAAGTTATTGGAGATTTTTGTGAACAAATTGGTTCACCTCCAATTAACTCTAGTAATCTCGATAATCATCGAGAAAAGAATAAGGTTCATAAATCTCATAAATATTCTAAACCTCGAAAAAAGCAAAAAGAAAAAGGGTTTAGAAAAACATCTAATGAAGATGTTctttattcaaaaaaaaaacaaaaggtaCTTGGAAAGAAAGTTATTGGAGATTTTTGTGAACAAATTGGTTCACCTCCAATTAACTCTAGTAATCTCGATAATCATCGAGAAAAGAATAAGGTTCATAAATCTCATAAATATTCTAAACCTCGAAAAAAGCAAAAAGAAAAAGGGTTTAGAAAAACATCTAATGAAGATGTTCtttattcaaaaaaaaacaaaaggtaCTTGGAAAGAAAGTTATTGGAGATTTTTGTGAACAAATTGGTTCACCTCCAATTAACTCTAGTAATCTCGATAATCATCGAGAAAAGAATAAGGTTCATAAATCTCATAAATATTCTAAACCTCGAAAAAAGCAAAAAGAAAAAGGGTTTAGAAAAACATCTAATGAAGATGTTCTTTattcaaaaaaaacaaaaggtaCTTGGAAAGAAAGTTATTGGAGATTTTTGTGAACAAATTGGTTCACCTCCAATTAACTCTAGTAATCTCGATAATCATCGAGAAAAGAATAAGGTTCATAAATCTCATAAATATTCTAAACCTCGAAAAAAGCAAAAAGAAAAAGGGTTTAGAAAAACATCTAATGAAGATGTTctttattcaaaaaaaaaaaacaaaaggtaCTTGGAAAGAAAGTTATTGGAGATTTTTGTGAACAAATTGGTTCACCTCCAACTAACTCTAGTAATTTCGATAATCATCGAGAAAAGAATAAGGTTCATAAATCTCATAAATATTCTAAACCTCGAAAAAAGCAAAAAGAAAAAGGGTTTAGAAAAACATCTAATGAAGATGTTCTTTattcaaaaaaaacaaaaggtaCTTGGAAAGAAAGTTATTGGAGATTTTTGTGAACAAATTGGTTCACCTCCAATTAACTCTAGTAATCTCGATAATCATCGAGAAAAGAATAAGGTTCATAAATCTCATAAATATTCTAAACCTCGAAAAAAGCAAAAAGAAAAAGGGTTTAGAAAAACATCTAATGAAGATGTTCtttattcaaaaaaaaacaaaag gtaCTTGGAAAGAAAGTTATTGGAGATTTTTGTGAACAAATTGGTTCACCTCCAATTAACTCTAGTAATCTCGATAATCATCGAGAAAAGAATAAGGTTCATAAATCTCATAAATATTCTAAACCtcgaaaaaaacaaaaagaaaaagggTTTAGAAAAACATCTAATGAAGATGTTCtttattcaaaaaaaaacaaaaggtaCTTGGAAAGAAAGTTATTGGAGATTTTTGTGA
- the LOC121770764 gene encoding uncharacterized protein LOC121770764 isoform X1: MKMFFIQKKQKVLGKKVIGDFCEQIGSPPINSSNLDNHREKNKVHKSHKYSKPRKKQKEKGFRKTSNEDVLYSKKKQKVLGKKVIGDFCEQIGSPPINSSNLDNHREKNKVHKSHKYSKPRKKQKEKGFRKTSNEDVLYSKKNKRYLERKLLEIFVNKLVHLQLTLVISIIIEKRIRFINLINILNLEKSKKKKGLEKHLMKMFFIQKKQKVLGKKVIGDFCEQIGSPPINSSNLDNHREKNKVHKSHKYSKPRKKQKEKGFRKTSNEDVLYSKKKNKRYLERKLLEIFVNKLVHLQLTLVISIIIEKRIRFINLINILNLEKSKKKKGLEKHLMKMFFIQKKQKVLGKKVIGDFCEQIGSPPINSSNLDNHREKNKVHKSHKYSKPRKKQKEKGFRKTSNEDVLYSKKNKRYLERKLLEFFVNKLVHLQLTLVISIIIEKRIRFINLINILNLEKSKKKKGGLEKHLMKMFFIQKKQKVLGKKVIGDFCEQIGSPPINSSNLDNHREKNKVHKSHKYSKPRKKQKEKGFRKTSNEDVLYSKKNKRYLERKLLEIFVNKLVHLQLTLVISIIIEKRIRFINLINILNLEKSKNKKGLEKHLMKMFFIQKKQKVLGKKVIGDFCEQIGSPPINSSNLDNHREKNKVHKSHKYSKPRKKQKEKGLEKHLMKMFFIQKKKQKVFGKKVIGDFCEQIGSPPINSSNLDNHREKNKVHKSHKYSKPRKKQKEKGFRKTSNEDVLYSKKNKRYLERKLLEIFVNKLVHLQLTLVISIIIEKRIRFIKSHKYSKP; encoded by the exons ATGAAGATGTTCTTTattcaaaaaaaacaaaaggtaCTTGGAAAGAAAGTTATTGGAGATTTTTGTGAACAAATTGGTTCACCTCCAATTAACTCTAGTAATCTCGATAATCATCGAGAAAAGAATAAGGTTCATAAATCTCATAAATATTCTAAACCTCGAAAAAAGCAAAAAGAAAAAGGGTTTAGAAAAACATCTAATGAAGATGTTctttattcaaaaaaaaaacaaaaggtaCTTGGAAAGAAAGTTATTGGAGATTTTTGTGAACAAATTGGTTCACCTCCAATTAACTCTAGTAATCTCGATAATCATCGAGAAAAGAATAAGGTTCATAAATCTCATAAATATTCTAAACCTCGAAAAAAGCAAAAAGAAAAAGGGTTTAGAAAAACATCTAATGAAGATGTTCtttattcaaaaaaaaacaaaaggtaCTTGGAAAGAAAGTTATTGGAGATTTTTGTGAACAAATTGGTTCACCTCCAATTAACTCTAGTAATCTCGATAATCATCGAGAAAAGAATAAGGTTCATAAATCTCATAAATATTCTAAACCTCGAAAAAAGCAAAAAGAAAAAGGGTTTAGAAAAACATCTAATGAAGATGTTCTTTattcaaaaaaaacaaaaggtaCTTGGAAAGAAAGTTATTGGAGATTTTTGTGAACAAATTGGTTCACCTCCAATTAACTCTAGTAATCTCGATAATCATCGAGAAAAGAATAAGGTTCATAAATCTCATAAATATTCTAAACCTCGAAAAAAGCAAAAAGAAAAAGGGTTTAGAAAAACATCTAATGAAGATGTTctttattcaaaaaaaaaaaacaaaaggtaCTTGGAAAGAAAGTTATTGGAGATTTTTGTGAACAAATTGGTTCACCTCCAACTAACTCTAGTAATTTCGATAATCATCGAGAAAAGAATAAGGTTCATAAATCTCATAAATATTCTAAACCTCGAAAAAAGCAAAAAGAAAAAGGGTTTAGAAAAACATCTAATGAAGATGTTCTTTattcaaaaaaaacaaaaggtaCTTGGAAAGAAAGTTATTGGAGATTTTTGTGAACAAATTGGTTCACCTCCAATTAACTCTAGTAATCTCGATAATCATCGAGAAAAGAATAAGGTTCATAAATCTCATAAATATTCTAAACCTCGAAAAAAGCAAAAAGAAAAAGGGTTTAGAAAAACATCTAATGAAGATGTTCtttattcaaaaaaaaacaaaaggtaCTTGGAAAGAAAGTTATTGGAGTTTTTTGTGAACAAATTGGTTCACCTCCAATTAACTCTAGTAATCTCGATAATCATCGAGAAAAGAATAAGGTTCATAAATCTCATTAATATTCTAAACCTCGAAAAAAGCAAAAAGAAAAAGGGTGGTTTAGAAAAACATCTAATGAAGATGTTCTTTattcaaaaaaaacaaaaggtaCTTGGAAAGAAAGTTATTGGAGATTTTTGTGAACAAATTGGTTCACCTCCAATTAACTCTAGTAATCTCGATAATCATCGAGAAAAGAATAAGGTTCATAAATCTCATAAATATTCTAAACCtcgaaaaaaacaaaaagaaaaagggTTTAGAAAAACATCTAATGAAGATGTTCtttattcaaaaaaaaacaaaaggtaCTTGGAAAGAAAGTTATTGGAGATTTTTGTGAACAAATTGGTTCACCTCCAATTAACTCTAGTAATCTCGATAATCATCGAGAAAAGAATAAGGTTCATAAATCTCATAAATATTCTAAACCTCgaaaaaagcaaaaacaaaaaGGGTTTAGAAAAACATCTAATGAAGATGTTCTTTattcaaaaaaaacaaaaggtaCTTGGAAAGAAAGTTATTGGAGATTTTTGTGAACAAATTGGTTCACCTCCAATTAACTCTAGTAATCTCGATAATCATCGAGAAAAGAATAAGGTTCATAAATCTCATAAATATTCTAAACCTCGAAAAAAGCAAAAAGAAAAGGGTTTAGAAAAACATCTAATGAAGATGTTctttattcaaaaaaaaaaacaaaaggtaTTTGGAAAGAAAGTTATTGGAGATTTTTGTGAACAAATTGGTTCACCTCCAATTAACTCTAGTAATCTCGATAATCATCGAGAAAAGAATAAGGTTCATAAATCTCATAAATATTCTAAACCTCGAAAAAAGCAAAAAGAAAAAGGGTTTAGAAAAACATCTAATGAAGATGTTCtttattcaaaaaaaaacaaaag gtaCTTGGAAAGAAAGTTATTGGAGATTTTTGTGAACAAATTGGTTCACCTCCAATTAACTCTAGTAATCTCGATAATCATCGAGAAAAGAATAAGGTTCATTAAATCTCATAAATATTCTAAACCTTGA
- the LOC121770764 gene encoding uncharacterized protein LOC121770764 isoform X2 has protein sequence MKMFFIQKKQKVLGKKVIGDFCEQIGSPPINSSNLDNHREKNKVHKSHKYSKPRKKQKEKGFRKTSNEDVLYSKKKQKVLGKKVIGDFCEQIGSPPINSSNLDNHREKNKVHKSHKYSKPRKKQKEKGFRKTSNEDVLYSKKNKRYLERKLLEIFVNKLVHLQLTLVISIIIEKRIRFINLINILNLEKSKKKKGLEKHLMKMFFIQKKQKVLGKKVIGDFCEQIGSPPINSSNLDNHREKNKVHKSHKYSKPRKKQKEKGFRKTSNEDVLYSKKKNKRYLERKLLEIFVNKLVHLQLTLVISIIIEKRIRFINLINILNLEKSKKKKGLEKHLMKMFFIQKKQKVLGKKVIGDFCEQIGSPPINSSNLDNHREKNKVHKSHKYSKPRKKQKEKGFRKTSNEDVLYSKKNKRYLERKLLEFFVNKLVHLQLTLVISIIIEKRIRFINLINILNLEKSKKKKGGLEKHLMKMFFIQKKQKVLGKKVIGDFCEQIGSPPINSSNLDNHREKNKVHKSHKYSKPRKKQKQKGFRKTSNEDVLYSKKTKGTWKESYWRFL, from the exons ATGAAGATGTTCTTTattcaaaaaaaacaaaaggtaCTTGGAAAGAAAGTTATTGGAGATTTTTGTGAACAAATTGGTTCACCTCCAATTAACTCTAGTAATCTCGATAATCATCGAGAAAAGAATAAGGTTCATAAATCTCATAAATATTCTAAACCTCGAAAAAAGCAAAAAGAAAAAGGGTTTAGAAAAACATCTAATGAAGATGTTctttattcaaaaaaaaaacaaaaggtaCTTGGAAAGAAAGTTATTGGAGATTTTTGTGAACAAATTGGTTCACCTCCAATTAACTCTAGTAATCTCGATAATCATCGAGAAAAGAATAAGGTTCATAAATCTCATAAATATTCTAAACCTCGAAAAAAGCAAAAAGAAAAAGGGTTTAGAAAAACATCTAATGAAGATGTTCtttattcaaaaaaaaacaaaaggtaCTTGGAAAGAAAGTTATTGGAGATTTTTGTGAACAAATTGGTTCACCTCCAATTAACTCTAGTAATCTCGATAATCATCGAGAAAAGAATAAGGTTCATAAATCTCATAAATATTCTAAACCTCGAAAAAAGCAAAAAGAAAAAGGGTTTAGAAAAACATCTAATGAAGATGTTCTTTattcaaaaaaaacaaaaggtaCTTGGAAAGAAAGTTATTGGAGATTTTTGTGAACAAATTGGTTCACCTCCAATTAACTCTAGTAATCTCGATAATCATCGAGAAAAGAATAAGGTTCATAAATCTCATAAATATTCTAAACCTCGAAAAAAGCAAAAAGAAAAAGGGTTTAGAAAAACATCTAATGAAGATGTTctttattcaaaaaaaaaaaacaaaaggtaCTTGGAAAGAAAGTTATTGGAGATTTTTGTGAACAAATTGGTTCACCTCCAACTAACTCTAGTAATTTCGATAATCATCGAGAAAAGAATAAGGTTCATAAATCTCATAAATATTCTAAACCTCGAAAAAAGCAAAAAGAAAAAGGGTTTAGAAAAACATCTAATGAAGATGTTCTTTattcaaaaaaaacaaaaggtaCTTGGAAAGAAAGTTATTGGAGATTTTTGTGAACAAATTGGTTCACCTCCAATTAACTCTAGTAATCTCGATAATCATCGAGAAAAGAATAAGGTTCATAAATCTCATAAATATTCTAAACCTCGAAAAAAGCAAAAAGAAAAAGGGTTTAGAAAAACATCTAATGAAGATGTTCtttattcaaaaaaaaacaaaaggtaCTTGGAAAGAAAGTTATTGGAGTTTTTTGTGAACAAATTGGTTCACCTCCAATTAACTCTAGTAATCTCGATAATCATCGAGAAAAGAATAAGGTTCATAAATCTCATTAATATTCTAAACCTCGAAAAAAGCAAAAAGAAAAAGGGTGGTTTAGAAAAACATCTAATGAAGATGTTCTTTattcaaaaaaaacaaaag gtaCTTGGAAAGAAAGTTATTGGAGATTTTTGTGAACAAATTGGTTCACCTCCAATTAACTCTAGTAATCTCGATAATCATCGAGAAAAGAATAAGGTTCATAAATCTCATAAATATTCTAAACCTCgaaaaaagcaaaaacaaaaaGGGTTTAGAAAAACATCTAATGAAGATGTTCTTTattcaaaaaaaacaaaaggtaCTTGGAAAGAAAGTTATTGGAGATTTTTGTGA